In Ornithinibacter aureus, the genomic stretch TCCACACCAGGGTGGCCACGTACAGCGCGAGGAGGGCGGTGAGGATGAGCTGCCCGATCGGGGTGCCGAAGGGGGCGACGTAGTCCCCGGAGAGCGCCAGGAAGGCCAGTACGGTGACGGTGATGATGGTGACCCAGCGGGCGGTGGCGCGCGGTTTGGCCCGGTCGGCCTCGATCTCCCGTCGGGCGCGAACGTCGGCGGCGACCGACTCGGCCAGGGACTCCAGGACGGCGGCCAGGCCGCTCCCGCGGCGGCGGGCGCCGAGGATGAGGTTGGCGGCGATGACGTCACCGGTGGCGTCGTCAAGGTCGTCGGCGAACGCCCGCAGCGCGTCCTCGGTGGCCCACCGGGCCCGCAGCCGGGACACCAGACGGGTCACCTCGGGTCGGATCGCCTGCGGGGTGGAGCGCAGCGTGGACAGCAGCGCCTGCTCCAGTCCGACACCGACGGTCAGGACCCCGGACAGGGCGCGGGTCCACTCCTCCATCGCCTCGAGCCGGTCGATCCGGGCGGTGGACGGCGGCGCCGACAGCAGCACCGGCAGCCCCGCCGCGGCCGCGGGCAGGACGAGGGCGGCGACCCACCACCCGGTCAGCACCGCGACGACCACCCCGGCGGTGAGCCCGGTCAGCAGCAGCGCCCGGGTGCGCGGGGTGACCGCTGCGATCCGGGCCAGGCCGGGGCGGGCACGCCGCGGTGTGGGTGGGGTGCGTCGCAGCCCGAGGGTCAGGCCGATCAGGCCGGCGACGACCAAGGCCCCGGCGACGGCGGGCACCAGCGGGGTCATGACGTGGGCCCGCGGGTGGCGGCGAAGAAGCCTTGCAGGTCGAACCCGTACCGGGTCAGGTCCCGGTAGGAGTCGTCCAAGACGTGCGGGGTCGCCGCCTGCTCACCGGGGGCGGTGCGGAACACGTGCTGGATCGCGTACCCCTTGTCCTTCTCCCCGGGGGCGACGGTGATGATCTCGGCGACCCACCGGTTGCGCTGCCACACCCCCTCGGAGGTGGGCGCGGTCTCCAGGTGGACGTGCACGACGACGTCGATGGCGGCGGCGATCGCCCGCACCGCGTAGTCGTGGGTGACGTGTGGCCCGGCCTCCATCGCGCAGGTGACGAGCTTGGCGATGGCACCCTCGGCGGTCGGGGCGTGGGTGGTGGAGATGGACCCGGCCCCGGACTCCATCGCCTTGAGCATGGCCAGGATCTCGTGGCCGCGGACCTCGCCGACGATCTGTCGGGACAGGTTGAACCGGAAGGAGTCGAACAAGGCCTGGGACAGGGTGAAC encodes the following:
- a CDS encoding type II secretion system F family protein, with the translated sequence MTPLVPAVAGALVVAGLIGLTLGLRRTPPTPRRARPGLARIAAVTPRTRALLLTGLTAGVVVAVLTGWWVAALVLPAAAAGLPVLLSAPPSTARIDRLEAMEEWTRALSGVLTVGVGLEQALLSTLRSTPQAIRPEVTRLVSRLRARWATEDALRAFADDLDDATGDVIAANLILGARRRGSGLAAVLESLAESVAADVRARREIEADRAKPRATARWVTIITVTVLAFLALSGDYVAPFGTPIGQLILTALLALYVATLVWMRRMATGAPLPRFIGNTVTQGAS